Genomic DNA from Paenibacillus sp. KS-LC4:
TTGCTAGACCCTTATACCACTATAACATTATACAATGGCATACCCTTATCGTAAAGAGAAAGTTGAGAATTCATTCCAACTAACTCTGATATTAGGCAAGTCTTAAGAGTGATTTTTGCCGATTGATGTAACACCACTTATTTAGACGCACAGGTCTCAGAAAAGTTGCGCTCATCTTAAAAATAATTTCAAAAAAGTTTTACCCTCGCTATGTAGCTTCGAAACAACTGCATGCGATCTTCAAGAAAACGGTCGCTCTAGTTCTTAATTCACTTCTATGTTTTATTACTTGTTCAGTATAGCTTGGCTGGACGCCTTACGTCGATGCAAAAGATTTTCCATGGATAATCTTACTCATTTCTTTAATGAACAGGAAGGATCAGCCAGAAGCGAACCCTTCCCTGCACCATTACTACTGAATTTTATAGAAGTTTGTTCTTTCTCATAACACGCTCAGCAATGATAGAAGCATCACCGCGTTTAAGATTAGCCTTAGGATCAAAGCGATAGGTCGCTTTAGCTGTCCCAGTGGTCGTGTTAGGTAACCCCTCTAAAAATTTGGATTTCACGACTGCAATAACCGAGCTTAATGCATACCCATCAATAGAGTTGGCATCCGTAAACTGTTTTTGCAGCGTTGCTCGATCTTTAGTTTGATCGTCCTTGCCATCCTTAAGAAGATTAGCAGCACGAGCGATCATAACTGCGGCTTCCTCTCTTGTCAGAGCTTCATTCGGCAGGAACTGACGCGGACCTTTACCTCGAATAATGCCTTTTCTTACTGCCGTTTCAATATAGCGATAATCCCACAAACGACTTATTCCAATCACTGGTATTACATCATCAAAGGTCATATCGTTTGGATTATAATCCAATGGAATTTGGAACATTTTCACGAGAAGTTGAGCAAATTCACCCCTGGTAATATTATCATAAACTCCAAATTCATTACTGCTCGTCGATGCCATTACTCCTCTTGCAAACATAAGCTCCATTGAGTTTCGAGCATAAGAATGCCCGATAACATCTGTAAAGCTATAGCGCAGCTGCATAACGACATAATAACCAAATCCATCAATTGGTGCGGTAATGGTTTTGCTTCCTGTATTTACTTTACCGCCCATATTGCTCCATTGACCATTGTAATAACGCCAAATACTTAATGTGTTTGCTGCCGTATTTATAATACCTGAATCATATTTCAATGTAATAGTACCCTGATTAGTAGTTTCCAGCCAACGTGTCAACGGTCTTGTATGGAATACATTCCCTGATGCATATGGTTGCTGACCCGCCACAAAAGTATAGTCCGTACCCTTTGAGCCTTCTACATAGCCTGGATCAATCCAGAATAGTTTAGAAGCGTAACCAAAATGTGCGGAAGGTCTTAACACAGCTGCGCCATAGTCATCATAACCAATAGCTGTAAAGGTCCCATCTTTTGCTGTTGGATCAGATCCTGTCGTATACTCCCCGACTGCATTATATAATTTTGTCGTTCTGCCATCTGCGCGATCAGCGATGGAGAATAAAATTTGCTGGGAATCAAACATATCGATCGTTGTTACATCTTGCCCTGGGCTAACATTAGCTGGGCGTAAGAACGTATTTTTAGGAAAGTTAACCGTCAACTCCCCTTTGAAAGCCGTTGCTTTACCTGCTTTGGTAATCGACGTTTTGTACTGTGCCCCGGACGAATTATCGGCAGCGTAGTTTACGGAAAATTCACCATTAATCTTCTGTGTCCCCCGAAGAACAGTAAATTTAACCTTATTAACACCTGCTTTAAGACCCGTTAGTTCATAACGGAAGATATCATCAGTAATGCTTTTATTCATTTCTGCTTTACCGATTACGATGCTGTCAGCACCTTCTGCGCGAATACTTACATTCAAGAAGTTCTGATTAATAACAGCCTCCTGCGGCAGTTTAGGTGATAAAAGCTCATAAGTTGGACGTTCTCTTGTAATCGTGACTGTCTGACTGACGCTTTCTGTACCTACTTGCGAGGTAACCGTAATGCTTTTAGTTCCGGTTGCCGGCAATGCAATGTTGTAAAGACGCAAACGATATTGTTTATTAGCCGAATCTGTTCCCACTGGCTCTAAATATAAATTATTGTTAAGCGTTGGGAAAACTATATTATTGCTACCATCCACAGATGCTGTCGTAAATGTCTGTCCATCTACGGAAATAATCAAATTAGCCAGCTTCGTTACAGTAAAGAGCAAATCCACCTTTTTCTCGGTAGTTGTGAAGGTATCCGCTGTGTCGCCGGGTATAAACTTATTATCAATGTCACTCTGATAACGACTATTGGTTGAGTCCGTTGTAGGATCGATTGCATATGGAACAGGAATAAGCTTCGTTACTCCCGGCTGTTGGTCGGAGAAACGGTAAATTAGAAGCGTATTAGTTACATAAACTCCATTGGCCCGTCCACTTAACACCAACTCATTGCTACCAAATACAAGCTTTGAACTTGTATCAGCATTTGTTAATGGAATCGTAAATTCAGAACCACTGAACATAGCTGCATTGAGCGCTACATCTGTTCCATTCAGCTTAAATGTAATAGAAGAAATATCCGTCGTTAAGTTAAAATTCAACAGTTTACCATTTAAGGTTGCTAAACCATTTCCGTAATATACCGCACCATTATAGGTATTGGTCACCTGAATGGAGGAAATCGGATTAAAATTAAACGTTCTAGTAACAACGTCCTTCTCAGCGCCTTTAATAATAGTAAAGGTTAGTTCAATTTCCCCTTGAGGCATATTATCAATTCGATACACACGCTCGGAGTTCGGTCCAGTAAATGCTGTAGAGCTAAACGAAGATCCCGAAATCGCATTGCCATTCAATTTCGCAGTCAGTGTTGTCGACCCGCCGGCCAAGCTAAAGTTAGATGTATCAATAGCTACATATAACGGAAGCTGTGTTACTGCAGCATTATTAGAAAAGATTCCACTTGATGTATAGCCTACAGTCGTTCCTGATGGAACGGCATCATACACTTGCTTAAGTCCTGTAATATAAGGCGCTGTTGCTGTTCTAACTGTAAAGTTCACCGGAAAATTAGCCTGCTGACCACTGTATGCCGAGCTTTTAACACGCAGTTGGTATTTACCGCTAATTGCCGCCGTTAAAGTAGTATCTGAAGTAAAGTTGAATTCTGTATAATCAGTATTTGATGTACCTGAAGTTACTGTAGTTGCATGAGTGCTTACAACGGTTCCTGTGTCATCGAAAAGCTCCAAAGTAATTGTAGGAGCTGCGGTTGCAGCAGCTGGTGTTGAGAATAAAACTTTACCAGTAATCGTTTGATTGGAAATTGGTGAAATGATAGGATCCCCATCCAACTGCGTAGTATTGGCAAACACATTATAAGCAGCTGGGGTATTGGCCCTAAAATATACTAATTCGCGATTCAACGTATAGCTTTTGTCTCCATTACGAGAAACAATCGTTAGCTTATTCAGTCCAAGCTGCAGCTCCAGATCGGAAGTAACGAATGTGCCTGCGCCACCATTAAACATAGCCGTACCGTTAATTAAAACTTCAGTCGCATTAGCGGCTTTGACAAGAAGTGACGGACGGGCAGCGGTGACAATTTTAGGTTGTCCCTCCTGAAGAACAGTCCCATCAGCAAGAGCAATGCTGGAGATAACCGGAACATTGCCATAGCTGACGTAACTTACGCCCTCCACTGTCCCACCGTTACCTGTAATACTGCTACTCATACCTGTTACTGTAATCCTGTTCAAGCCCTCATAGAGCTGTACTCCTGCAAACAAAAAGGTATTGCCTACAATTGACGGAGTAAGTGCTCCATTAGAAGAAGCAACTACAGCGCCATTAACGAGACGCTCTACTTTGAAGGTAATCGAGTTAGCCGATACATCACTGAAAGAGCCTCGCAAATCAACTGTACTCGTATTAACAATAGTTGGGCTTGCCTCTACTGTACTAAAATCAGTAAACTGAAAATAGATCGACGCAGCCTTCGCTGGTTGGAGCGGAGCCAACGTTACAATCAAGGCAATTGATAAAAATAAGCTTAGCATTTGTTTCCACTTTCTCATCGCACTGGTTCCCCCTTATATGCATTGCTTTTGAATAAGCACCCTGATGACCAGTACCTACTCTTCATAAAAATGATTTATGAACTTGCTGTATAAATAAACGTTGATATCGCACAGAAGAGCTTATCGTTCTCTACTCTATAAACTTTCCTCCTTCTCCCTCTTGAGCGAATGTTTGTCATTAGTCGTTACAATTAGACGCAAAGACCCAAGAAAAGTTCCGTACTGTAGTTATCGGTTATTACAGCCTAGATTTTTAGTCTATTTGGGAAAGTTACGCAAAAAAGCTCCACAGCCATTGCAAAGGCTGTGGAGCTTCATTATTAAAGTCTAATATAAAATAATAGCAGAAATCCTAATTTATTTCGAACGCGATTGCGCATCTACCTTTGTTCGCAGCAGCAGCCGATTAAAGAGATTAATAACCGGTCGGCGCGTTTTGTCAACGATCCCAATAAGCTCGGCGCCAATTTGCAGGCCAAACATCAGCAAGCAAATAACGGCGAACGTAACCCAGTTGGCTGCGGTTGATTGTATAACAGTAGACTGCAAAATCGCAAAACCTCCAAATATTGCCGCCACACCCCAAATAATCAGCACCGTACGACGATGGCTAAAGCCAAGCTCCTGCAAGCAATGATGCAGGTGTCCTTTATCCGGTGCGAAAATCGGACGCTTGTTCACCCAGCGGCGAACGATTGCAAAAAAGGTATCCGAAAGCGGAACACCAATAATGAGCAATGGCGTAACGAACGAAACAATGGTTACCTGCTTAAAGCCGATCATGGACAACGTAGCTAGGCTGAATCCAAGGAACAGCGAGCCCGAATCGCCCATAAAGATTTTTGCAGGATGAAAGTTGAAAAATAAAAATCCGACAATGCCGCCGAGCAGCAGGCTGCTGAGCAGAATAATAGGGATATTGCCCATTACGATCGCCATAATCAATATGGTAGAGATCGCAATACCTGAAACACCCGCCGCGAGCCCATCCAGGCCATCAATTAAATTAATCGCATTGGTTACGCCGACAATCCAGAGAATCGTAATCGGAACAGCGATCCAACCAGCAATTGGTTGCATAGCCTCACCGAACGGAATGTTAACTAAATCAATTTTGATACCAAAGCCAAATACGACAACGCTTGCCGCGACGAGCTGTCCCAGCAGCTTCACTTTGGCAGACAGCTCCAACCGATCATCCAAAGCGCCAATCAAAATAATAATCGTGCCGCCTACAAGCAGCGCTTTAATCATATTCATATTTGCATCTGTCAGCATTCCATCAGGAATGAACGGGAACAGCAATAAAAATCCTGCGACAAATGCAGCATAAATTGCCAGACCACCCATGCGTGGCATAATGCGGGTATGAACCTTCCGGTGATTCGGCTTATCAATCGCACCGACGAAAAAAGCGAATTTTTTAACAAGCGGTGTCATGACTAGCGCTAACGTCAGAGCAAGAATAAAACCAATCGAATACAATAAGCCTTCTGGCATGTAATGCAGCTCCCCTTTTGTTTCTACCGAAGTGAATTATACTCCGATCGAAAAAGAAACTCCAATCCCGTTTTCATTCAATTTCAACGGTTTTCACGAGTTTTTACGATAATGGCCCAGGTTTTGTTACGTTTTCTTTGTCGCGCATCACTTTCACAACGAATTTCGGCAAAACGAGCATTCTTGGCAGCCTTTTTGGCTCTTGAAGCAAGCGGTAAAACCACTCTAAACGCAGCTTTTGAAAAATCATCGGCGCACGCTTCAGCTTTCCTGCAATAATATCGAAGCTGCCGCCAACGCCCATTATATAGGGGACGCCAAGCTGTTGCTTATATTTCGCAATCCAAGGCTCCTGCGTCTCTGCTCCTCTGGCAACGAGCAATATGTGCGGCGCTGCCCGGCGAATCTCCTCCACAACCTCCTGATCCTGATCGGGACCAAAAAATCCGTTGCGATATCCTACGATTCGCACCTGCGGATATTGAAGCTGCAGCTTTTCGGCTGCTGCTTCAATCACCTCCTGAGATGTTCCGAGCAAATAAGCCGTCCATTTGCGCTGTTCGCCTTCGCGCATTAAACGATGCATCAGGTCAAAGCCGGCAACCCGCTCGGCAACAGG
This window encodes:
- a CDS encoding S-layer homology domain-containing protein; the protein is MRKWKQMLSLFLSIALIVTLAPLQPAKAASIYFQFTDFSTVEASPTIVNTSTVDLRGSFSDVSANSITFKVERLVNGAVVASSNGALTPSIVGNTFLFAGVQLYEGLNRITVTGMSSSITGNGGTVEGVSYVSYGNVPVISSIALADGTVLQEGQPKIVTAARPSLLVKAANATEVLINGTAMFNGGAGTFVTSDLELQLGLNKLTIVSRNGDKSYTLNRELVYFRANTPAAYNVFANTTQLDGDPIISPISNQTITGKVLFSTPAAATAAPTITLELFDDTGTVVSTHATTVTSGTSNTDYTEFNFTSDTTLTAAISGKYQLRVKSSAYSGQQANFPVNFTVRTATAPYITGLKQVYDAVPSGTTVGYTSSGIFSNNAAVTQLPLYVAIDTSNFSLAGGSTTLTAKLNGNAISGSSFSSTAFTGPNSERVYRIDNMPQGEIELTFTIIKGAEKDVVTRTFNFNPISSIQVTNTYNGAVYYGNGLATLNGKLLNFNLTTDISSITFKLNGTDVALNAAMFSGSEFTIPLTNADTSSKLVFGSNELVLSGRANGVYVTNTLLIYRFSDQQPGVTKLIPVPYAIDPTTDSTNSRYQSDIDNKFIPGDTADTFTTTEKKVDLLFTVTKLANLIISVDGQTFTTASVDGSNNIVFPTLNNNLYLEPVGTDSANKQYRLRLYNIALPATGTKSITVTSQVGTESVSQTVTITRERPTYELLSPKLPQEAVINQNFLNVSIRAEGADSIVIGKAEMNKSITDDIFRYELTGLKAGVNKVKFTVLRGTQKINGEFSVNYAADNSSGAQYKTSITKAGKATAFKGELTVNFPKNTFLRPANVSPGQDVTTIDMFDSQQILFSIADRADGRTTKLYNAVGEYTTGSDPTAKDGTFTAIGYDDYGAAVLRPSAHFGYASKLFWIDPGYVEGSKGTDYTFVAGQQPYASGNVFHTRPLTRWLETTNQGTITLKYDSGIINTAANTLSIWRYYNGQWSNMGGKVNTGSKTITAPIDGFGYYVVMQLRYSFTDVIGHSYARNSMELMFARGVMASTSSNEFGVYDNITRGEFAQLLVKMFQIPLDYNPNDMTFDDVIPVIGISRLWDYRYIETAVRKGIIRGKGPRQFLPNEALTREEAAVMIARAANLLKDGKDDQTKDRATLQKQFTDANSIDGYALSSVIAVVKSKFLEGLPNTTTGTAKATYRFDPKANLKRGDASIIAERVMRKNKLL
- a CDS encoding WecB/TagA/CpsF family glycosyltransferase, which encodes MTMDETVSYLVKAIEEKRQTHVITANPIMVMSALESADYYRMMTKAELIVPDGAGVVWAANYVGTPVAERVAGFDLMHRLMREGEQRKWTAYLLGTSQEVIEAAAEKLQLQYPQVRIVGYRNGFFGPDQDQEVVEEIRRAAPHILLVARGAETQEPWIAKYKQQLGVPYIMGVGGSFDIIAGKLKRAPMIFQKLRLEWFYRLLQEPKRLPRMLVLPKFVVKVMRDKENVTKPGPLS
- a CDS encoding MraY family glycosyltransferase translates to MPEGLLYSIGFILALTLALVMTPLVKKFAFFVGAIDKPNHRKVHTRIMPRMGGLAIYAAFVAGFLLLFPFIPDGMLTDANMNMIKALLVGGTIIILIGALDDRLELSAKVKLLGQLVAASVVVFGFGIKIDLVNIPFGEAMQPIAGWIAVPITILWIVGVTNAINLIDGLDGLAAGVSGIAISTILIMAIVMGNIPIILLSSLLLGGIVGFLFFNFHPAKIFMGDSGSLFLGFSLATLSMIGFKQVTIVSFVTPLLIIGVPLSDTFFAIVRRWVNKRPIFAPDKGHLHHCLQELGFSHRRTVLIIWGVAAIFGGFAILQSTVIQSTAANWVTFAVICLLMFGLQIGAELIGIVDKTRRPVINLFNRLLLRTKVDAQSRSK